The Ruania halotolerans genome contains the following window.
AACATTGGACACACGACACGCTCAGTGAGGACACCCGCCGGTGGCTCGTCGCCGCCTACTGGGGGTACGTCGCGCTCATCGACGAGCAAGTGGGTCGACTGGTCGACGCCCTGCATCGCCTCGGCCTCTGGGAGAGCACGGCAGTCGCATTCACCGCGGATCACGGCGAGTTCACTGGGGCGCATCGTCTCCACGACAAGGGCCCGGCCATGTACGAGGACATCTACCGCATCCCGGGCCTGCTCCGGGTACCAGGCACCGACGGTGGCCGCCGCTCCGAGGCGTTCACGAGTCTGGTGGACTACACGGCGACCATCCTCGACCTCGCCGGACTCGAACCTGATCCGGAGGCCGATGGCCGCAGCCTGGTGCCGATCGCTGCAGGCAACGAGCCGACAGATTGGCGCCAGGACATCACCGCCGAGTTCCACGGCCACCACTTCCCCTACCCCCAGCGGATGTTGCGCACGCGGCGGTACAAACTCGTGGTCAACCCGGAGAGTGTGAACGAGCTCTACGACCTCGAGACCGACCCTGACGAGATGCACAACCGCTACCAAGATGAGGACATAGCAGGCGTACGGACGGACCTGTTGCATCGACTGTATGAGCACCTGCGCGAGTCCGGGGACAACTTCCACCACTGGATGACGTCGATGTACCCGGTGGGCGGGAAGAGCTACGACACGTCACTGAGCGACTTCGAGGGCGTCCAGCACCAATGAAAGCCGCAGCGGCACTACGTCCGCGGTCCAGCGCGGTCCGGGGCAGAATGGTGAGCCAGCACAGCGAGAGGATCTGAGCCCCATGGCCCGACGCCCCGGTACCGGCGCCACGAAGGGTGCGTCGATGGCCGACGTCGCCCGGCTCGCCCGCGTCTCCGGGCAGACGGTCTCCAGGGTGGCCAACGGCAACGCCCGGGTCTCACCCGAGACTCGCGAAAAGGTCGAGGAGGCGATGCGCCAGCTGGGATACCGGGCGAACGCGGCGGCTCGGGCACTCGCCACCGGAAAGTTCCGCACGATCGGTGTGGTGACGTTCAACCTCACCGCCGTCGGGAACATCAGGATCGTGGACTCGGTGATCGCCGGCGCCCAGGAGCAGGGGTACTCGATCAGCCTCGCGGTGGTCGAGACCCCCACCGAGCAGGGCGTACGGGCCGCTGTGCGCGGTCTCACTGACCGGGCTGTCGACGGCATCATCGTGATCGAAGCACGCGTGCTGGACACCCCGAACCTGCAGTTGCCCGAGGAGGTGCCGGTGGTCATTGCGGACGGCGGTGCCACTCAGAAGCACCCCTCGTTCGGGATGGATGAAGCGGCAGGCGCCCGGGCCGCCGTCGACCACCTACTCGAACTCGGCCACGCGACCGTTCACCATCTCTCCGGCCCGTCGGGATCGCACCCCGGCACTCGACGCCGCACCGCCTGGCGCCAGGCCTTGCGGCGCGCCGGACGCGTGGTGCCGCGGCCGGCGCTCGGCGACTGGTCACCCGAGTCCGGTTACAAGAGTGGGCTGGAACTGATCGCCCAACGCGATGTCACAGCCGTGTTCGCCGCCAACGACCAGATGGCAGCGGGCATCCTTCGGGCGGCTCAGGAACTCGGACTGCGCCTCCCCGAGCAGCTCAGCGTGGTTGGCTATGACAACATCGATATCGCTCCGTATCTGTCTCCCCCGCTCACCACCGTGAACCAGGACCTGGAACAGGTCGGGCGGCGCTGCCTCGACCACCTGCTACTCCTGATGGAAGACCCGCAGGCGTCGACAGACCCGCGGGGCAGGCTCGTGCGACCGCGCTTGGTGGTGCGCAGTTCCACCGCTCCCCCGGAACGCTGAGTCGATGAGTCGCCCGAACATCCTGCTCATCTGCACGGACCAGCAACGCTACGACGCGCTCGGAGTGGCCGGTAACCCGCACATCTGCACCCCGAACCTCGACCAGCTCGCCACCCAGGGCACCCGTTTCACCAATTGCTACGTGCAGGCGACCGTGTGCGCACCCTCCCGGGCGAGTCTGATGACGAGTCGCTACCTGCACAACCACGGCGTGTGGGCGAACGGGGTGGACATCAATCCTGACGAGCAGTTCTTCACCCGCACACTTGCCGATGCGGGGTACGACTGCGGACTGGTGGGCAAGTTCCACCTGGGCGCTGCCTTCGGCGGACGGATCGAGCCCCGGATCGACGACGGCTTCCGTATCTTCCGCTGGGCGCATGACCCGTACGTGCCCTCACCTGGCAATGAGTACCATCACTGGCTCCGGCGCACCTTCCCCGGGCTCCTCGAGGAGGCGATTGCCAAGGGGCGTCATGAGATCGACCGACTGCCGCGTGAGGCGCATTACAGCCACTGGGTGGGTGAGGAGACGATCGAGTTCCTCACCAGTACCCGCGATACGAGCAAGCCGTTCTGCTTCATCGCCAACTTCTTCGACCCGCACCACGGCTTCGGCGCGCCGCAGGCGTACCGCGACCGATACGACGCGGCGAGTCTCCCGGCGCCCGTGACCTCGGACCTGAGCACGAAGCCCGCCATCTACACCGACGCCTCGCGGGAGTCCTACGCGGGGGCCCTCCCGGGCTTCGCCGATTACACCGCTGAACAGATCCAGGACATCAAGGCCCACTACTACGCCATGGTCACGCTCGTCGATGACGAGGTGGGCCGGATCCTCGCAGCGTTGGCCGAACAAGGGCTTGAGGAGAACACGATGGTCATCTTCACCAGCGATCACGGTGAGATGCTCGGTGACCACCAGATGCTTCTCAAGGGCCCGATGATGTTCGACTGCTCGGTCCGCGTGCCGCTGATCGTGCGCTGGCCAGGCCACGTGCCCGACGGCGCGACGCGGGAGGAACTGGTGGAGTGGATCGACCTGGCACCGACGCTGCTCGCTGCGGCGGGCGTCGATGGCCTCCCCAGGGCGCAGGGCCGCGATCTGACCCCGCTCTGGTCCGGCGATGGGTGGCACGATCGCGGCTGGGTCCTCTCCGAGTATCGCAACAGCGGCTCGATGTATGACCCACCGGTGCACACCACGATGCTGCGCACCGACACCTGGAAACTTGTCGTCCATCATGGCCCACCCGCCTCCGCTCGCGGTCGGGACGGCGAGCTCTACGACCTGACGACGGACCCGGACGAACGCGTGAACCTCTGGCGGGACGAGAGCGCCCAGCACCAGCGGGTCACGATGGAGCGGGATCTGCTCGACGTCTTGGTCGCGACCGAAGACCGCTCCCAGCCGCGGATCGCCGCCTTCTGACGTTCGCCAGAACGCCGTGACGCTCGGTCTCCTCAGCAGTGCAGCATGAACCGATCATGGACTGACACGATCGCCAGGTGGCGGATACGAGTGGCGGTGTCGAGTTGACGCTGGACGTCCTCCGAGCGGTCGCCCGGTTCGCCGTCGAGTGCACAGGAGGCCCTGCCGCTGTTCGAGGCCGACCTCCCTGGTGACGGGCACGTCTGCGCGCCACCCCTGCGTTGATCGACGTGCTTCGGCGATACCCGCCCGCGCCGGAGGGGAAGAATCGCGTGGACCGCCTCTGGAAGGTGCTCGACACCGCCCTGCGGACCCAGCCGACTGAGCCGGCTGGGTCGCCATGACTCCAGTTCCTCCTAGCGAACCCCACGGCGCACGATCTCTGGTGCCGTCGGGAGCTCGACATCAGGCCGGCCGGCCGGTCAGCGGAAGTCATCGGCGTGATCACGCGCCCACTGGCGAAAGGGCCGTGCCGGCGTGCCGGTGACCGCCTCGGCGGTGGCGACGACCTGTTCGGGTGTGTCGACCATCTCCGCCCATGCCGCCAACGCCATATCCACGAACGCGGGGTCACCCCAGGCGGTGGTGAGGTTCTCGCGCGCCTCCTCGATCGGTTGCTCCTCCCATCGCACCGGTGCGCCGATGGTCTCGCCAATGATGCGCACCTGCTCAGCTTGGGTGAGCACCTCCGGGCCGGTGAGTGGGTAGGCCGCCCCGACATGCCCGTCCTCGGTGAGAGCGCGGATGGCGACGTCAGCGATATCCGCCTCATGGATCAGTGACCGGCCGGCGTTACCGTAGGGCCAGCGGACCACGCCGGTACGGATCTGGTCCGCCCAGCCGAGCACATTCGCCGCCAGACCGCCTGGTCGCAGGAAGGTCCACTCCCGCCCGGACTGCGTGACCAGATCCTCGACGTCGCCCCAGTGCCCATTCGGGCGCTGATTCGTTGGGCCCTCCAGCGCAGACAGGTAGACGATGCGCGAGGCGTGGCGGGCGAAGACCTCAACGGCGGCCGGTGCGTCGGAGATATCGGTGCTCGGCCAGAGCAGGAAGACCGAGGCCGTTCCGTCTGCGGCCTGCTCGAGGGTGGCGGGCTGGGTCAGGTCGCCGTAGACGACCTCCACCCCCTCGGGTAGATCGGCCGTTTCCGGGGTGCGGACCATGGCGCGCACGTCGGCGCCCAGGGCGTGGAGGCCGGAGACGACGTGGCGCCCCACGTTGCCCGTTGCGCCAGTGACCAGAATTGTGTGTGTTGATGGCATACCGTCGAGCGTTCCGGTTGAACCTTGGTTCAAGTCAAGAGCCCCGGCGACCGAAGTCGAGTGGCACGATGGGGCAATGAGCCTTGTCGCACCTGCCCGCCATGAGTTGACCGTCGGTGACGTCGCCCAGGACGCCGGAGTTGCGCCGTCGGCCGTGCGGTTCTACGAAAAGCACGGTGTGGTCACCGCACGCCGCAATACCGGCAACCAACGCCGGTTCGACGAGTCGGCGAGTTGCCGGATCAAGGTCGCGAAACTCGCGCAGCGTGTGGGCCTGACCGTCCGGGAGATCGCCGATCTGTACGCGCACCTACCCGCCGATCCTGGACCGCAGGAATGGGAGCAGGTGGCTGACCGACTCATCGCAGAGTCCGAGCGGCGGACCAATGAGCTGCGTGCGTGCCTGGACGAACTGCAGTCCGGCGGCAAACTCTGCGGAGCGGTGGATCGGATGCCACCGGAGACTGGGACCCCTCTGGGCGGGAACCTGTGACGGGGGAGGCGGGCGCCTCCTCGCCTTCACGCGAGCTGGCCACCGACTTCTCACGGCAGGCGCGCGACTAGGATCGGTGCCATGCGAGCGGTTCGGATCCACGGTCAGGGCGATATGCGGATCGAGGAGCTCCCGGCTCTGGAATCGGTGCCCGGTCAGGTCCGGATTCGACCCACCTATGTGGGGATCTGCGGCTCGGACCTGCACTACTTCTCCGACGGCGCGGCCGGGATCTTCCGGATCGTTGACCCACTCATCCCCGGGCACGAGATGTCCGGAACCGTCGAGGCCGACCCCTCCGGCCGACTGAGCCCCGGCACCCCGGTGACCGTGCATCCCTCCACCTGGGGGCCGCCGTCGGACGGGCCACGGCACACCTGGCCAGGTGGCACGTTCCTCGGCAGCGCCTCCACCTCCCCGCATACGCAGGGGGCGATGGCCGAATCTCTGGTCGTGACCGCCGACCAGGTGCGCCCGCTGCCTGCCGGACTCTCACTACGCACGGCCGTTCTAGTCGAGCCACTGGCCGTGGCGTTGCACGCACTGGCGATGGGCGGTCGTGGGTCGCGGGTACTGATCTCCGGTTCCGGACCGATCGGGCTGCTCACCGCAGCGGCCGCGCTCGCCCACGGGGCCGAGGAGGTCTGGTGCGCCGATGTGCGCTCCGGGCCGCTGGAACGTGCGGTCTCTCTCGGGGTCCATCAGACGATCAACGTGTCCCAGACGATGTTGCCCGAGTCAGCCTTCGACGTCGTCTATGAGTGCGCGGGCCTGCCACAGACGCTGCACGCCCTGCTCAGCGCCTGTCGGCGTGGTGGCACGCTCGTCCAGGTCGGGAATGTGCCGAACGAGGACCGCCCCGTGAACCTGGCGCCGATCGTCTCCAAGGAGATCGCCCTGCGCGGGGTGTTTCGCTACGACACCGAGATCGACGACGCGATCGCGATGCTCGCTGACAACCCCGAAATCGAATCGGTGATCACTCACGAGTTCAGCCTGGACGAGGTCAACCAGGCATTCGCGACGGCTGCGGACTCCGAGGCTTCCGGGAAGGTGATCGTGCGGGTGAGCGAGTAGGGGCGCCGCAACCCTGATCTCGATGGGATTCATCGGCCCTCGCTGATGTGACGACCAGCGGATGTGACAGTTGCACCCGCGAGATGCCCTTCTTGACTGGGTGAATCCTCGCGTCAGAAGGGCATCTCCGTGGTCCCGCGCCTACCAGCGACGCTCACCGATCGATGGATCGGGGCGACGAGCAGGGCGAGCCGGGCGGGTGAGAGGTCAGGCCTGGGTGTACTGCGCCTGTGCCCGACGACGGGACGCGAGCACGAGCCACATGCCGATCGCGAGCAGTCCCGCCGCGGCCGCCGCACTGGTGAGTGCTTCGGATCCGGTCTCCGGGAGCGTGCCTTCGGTGCTCTCGTCACCAGTCGACCCGTCGTCGGACTCGGACTCGTGCTCATCGCCGTCGGAGCCACCATCGGCAGCCTCGGCCGGGTCGGCGGTATTGGTCAGCGTCACCACGACGTTCTCCCCATCAGCCACCGTGACCGAGGACGGCGAGAACACCGGATCGCCCCACACCACACCATCAACCTCGGGCACACCCGACTCAACGAACGTCACCACGGTGCCCGCCGGAACATCCTGCGGACCAGCAACCACCGTGCCATCAGCCGGAACCGTCACCACACCCGAAACCGACTCACCATCAACCTCATAGGCATACTCCACCGAGAACTCCGCATCGGCAGGCACCAGACCAGCGGCCGCACCCACCACATCCTTGACCACGGAGAATCCGCCGGTCTGCGGCGTCGCGACCTCATCGGCGGTATTGGTCAGCGTCACCACGACGTTCTCACCATCAGCCACCGTGACCGAGGACGGCGAGAACACCGGATCGCCCCACACCACACCATCAACCTCGGGCACACCCGACTCAACGAACGTCACCACGGTGCCCGCCGGAACATCCTGCGGACCAGCAACCACCGTGCCATCAGCCGGAACCGTCACCACACCCGAAACCGACTCACCATCAACCTCATAGGCATACTCCACCGAGAACTGCGCATCGGCAGGCACCAAATCGGCCGCTGCACCCACCACATCCTTGACCACCGAGAACCCGCCGAACGCAGTCGGTTCGGTCCCGCAGTCGAGTTCCGGTGCCCCGATCCAGGGGTAGTTGTGCTGCTCGTTGCCGGTACCGCTCGTCGTCAGATCTCCGCCGACGTAGACGCGGCCGTTGGTGCTGGCCGTGATCTCGGCGTCGGCGGCTGGGGCGAGGATGGAGCCCATGAACTGACTCGATCCGCCGATCGTCACGCTCTCCGCGTCGGCAAAGTTCCACATCAGCTGAGACGCGGCGTTTCCGAACTCCGGACTGGCGAAGTCGTCCACGCGCTCCCCGTCGAGAGAGAAGTAGGTGGGGGAGAACTCAACGGGACCACCGGTCACGGTGATCGCCACGGCGGCGCCGTCGGGGACGTTTTCGATGTAGACCTCGGTCGCTCCGCTCAGGTCGGCGGCACTGATCTCGAAGTACTGCGGCGTGCTATCACCGGATCCGGTGAAGGTGACGCTGTTGCCGGCTCGCTCGGCGGTGCCGATGACCGTCTGCGCGGCGATATCGGCGGAGGCGTCGGTGATCGCGTCCTGGAAGTCCGCATAGGGATCCATGGCTGCGGTCGCACCCAGGCCTTCGTCAATCGTGGCCCCGTTGGACGTCAGGCCGTCACCCACGGTGATCGCACCGCCAACACGTACCGCGCCACCGCCGTCGATGTTCGCGCCCACGTCCACGCGCGTGGTGTCGCCGATCACGAGGTCTCCGCCGACGGCGAGCATCGTGGAGCCCGGCGAGGGGGTGATTCCGGATCCGACACCGACGGCGCCGACGTTGAAGACTCCGCCGGAGTCCTTGTCGAACGTCGCGTCGCCGCGGACGAGCAGCAGACCCTCGGACTCGGCTGCCGCGCCTGTGGCGACATAGTTGCCCCCGGCGTAGACGGCCACGTTGTTGTCGGTAAACGTCGGTTCGTTCCCGATGCCGGGCATCTCGCCCTCGGCAGGGCACTCATCGGCGGGCACGTCCGCCGATGCGGGACCTGCGGTAGCGATGCTCGTGACGGTTGCGCCGGTCATGGCGAGGGCTGTGCCGACGACGAGGGTGGCCGCGCGACGCAACAGGCCGCTGCCGGGCCGATCCTGTGCTGGGTCAGTCATTGGTGCTCCATTCTCATGTCCGATTGAGGCTTCTCCCTCCTGTGCAGACGGCTGAGCACCGATCTCGTCACGGCAAGCCGTTGGTGATGTGCGTCACAGGCGAGGGTGCGCGCACCATTGCGCGGCACGGCCGCCCCTGAGGCCGATCTCATCGTCAGCGGCCGTAGCGGTCCGGCCGGCTCCATGGCCACTCCGCTGCGATCCAGGTGGCGACGGCGTCGGCGAGCGGGCCGTCGAGGTCGGCATGGTCGGCCCGCACCCACGATTGCACACTGACGTCGAAACCGTCCGACTCCGGCGGGTAGAGGTAGACGCATCCGATCACGTCGCCACTGCCGTGCTCGAGAACGGTGAAGGTGAACCCTTTCCCGACTGCGAAATCGGCGGCATGGCGGCGCAAGTCAGCGAGATTGTCCTCCAGAGACATCCCCGCGAGCGGTGGCCATCTACCGTCCGGATACCCTGCGCTCGACCTGATGTGCTCGATGCTCGACGTCCACGCCGCGTGGTCCGCGGCGTTGTGCTGTGGCCCCAGCGGTTCGAGCCGGAACCGCTCCGTCACCAGAGACGTCGGCGCAATGAAGTCGCCCGGCACGAAGTCCTCTGAAGCCATAACGGGAAGGTACCAGCGTGCCCCCGACAACGAGCTCCCGTGCTGCGTACGCGGCCATTATGTTGAGCCACCGGAGGCCGGCGTTCGCCGCCTCTCGACACGAAACGGGTGGTGCTCGTCAGTGCGCCATATCCACGAACCGTGCGTAGTGACCCTGGAAGGCCACCACAATCGTGTCGGTGGGCCCGTTACGGTGCTTGGCCACGATCACGTCCGCCTCGCCGGCCCGCGGTGATTCCTTCTCATACATGTCGTCGCGGTGCAGCAGGATCACCATGTCGGCATCCTGCTCAATCGAGCCGGACTCGCGAAGGTCGCTCACCTGCGGCTTCTTGTCCGTACGCTGCTCGGACCCACGGTTCAACTGCGAGATCGCGATCACGGGCACCTCGAGTTCCTTGGCGAGGAGCTTGATCGCACGGGAGAACTCTGAGACCTCTTGCTGGCGGGACTCGACTCGCTTACCGGAGGACATCAGCTGCAGGTAGTCGATCACCACGAGTTTGAGGTCGTGCCGCTGCTTGAGCCGCCGGCACTTGGCGCGAATCTCCATCAGTGACATGTTCGGGCTGTCGTCGATGAACAGCGGCGCCTCGGACACCTTGCCCATCGTGCGGGCCAGCTTCGTCCAGTCCTCATCCCGCATGGTGCCCTTGCGCATGTGCTGCAGCGGCACCTGCGACTCCGCCGAGAGCATACGCATGGAGATCTCGTTGCGGCTCATCTCCAGGGAGAAGATCACCGAGGTCAGACCGTGCTTGATCGACGTGGCCCGGGCGATATCTAAACCCAGGGTACTTTTTCCCATCGCCGGCCTGGCCGCGATCACGATCATCTGCCCGGGGTGCAGCCCGTTCGTCAGGGCATCCAGGTCCGCGAACCCGGTGGGCACTCCGATCATCCCCTCACCACGGTGCGAGGCGGCGTCGATCTCCTCCATCGTGGAGTTGATGACGTCCTTCAGCGGCACGTAGTCCTCAGCGGTGCGCCGCTCCGTGACGGCGTAGATCTCGGACTGCGCCGTGTTGACCAGATCGTCCACGTCACCGCCATCGGTGGCGTAGCCCAGCTGCACGATCCGGGTGCCCGCGTCGACCAGGCGCCGCAACACCGCCCGCTCGCGCACGATCCGCGCGTAGTACCCAGCGTTCGCGGCGGTGGGCACGGATGAGAGCAGGGTGTGCAGATACGGCGCCCCGCCGATCCGGCTCAGCTCGCCGCGCTTGGTCAGCTCCGCGGACACGGTCACCGCATCGGCAGGCTCACCGCGGCCGTACAGGTCAAGGACCGCGTCGTAGATCGCCTCATGCGCGGGCCGGTAGAAGTCCGTCCCGCGCAGAACCTCCACCACATCCGCGATGGCATCCTTCGACAGCAGCATGCCGCCGATCACAGACTGCTCAGCCGCCACATCCTGCGGAGGGGTGCGCTCAAAACTCCCGGGCGCCTCGGTGATCTCCTGGACGCTCACGCCGCCGCCCCACATTGCATCGACCGGCTGATCTGCACCGCCATCACCCGCTCCTCACTGCTCGATCCGCCCGCTGTGTGGACTGACAACACCTATCAGCACCCACCGACACACCACCTCGACCCACGGCGGATACCGAGCCACCGGGCGACGCTACGCACTGGGGAGCACCGGCGGCAAACGCCACAACCGAGCCCCTGGGGACGAGCACCCACCAACCTGGGGACGAACACCGCCTAGGCTGTGGACGGAGTGTGGAGCGAGCACCCATCCGTTGTGCACAGGTACTCAGACGGGGTGTGGACAAGCACTCATATCCGCACGATTGCACCAAGAAGTGAGCCCACACCCTGTGGATAGAAGAAACTCGGAGGATCCGTGGACGACACGCCGGGCCCACACGCCGGGCCGGACGACGACCACCCTGTCAACCCACCGAGACATGCACCTGACTCCCCAGCAACCCCCACCGCGCGCACCCTCGACCGCCGCATCCTCGCCCTGGCCGTGCCCGCACTGGGCGCTCTCGTCGCCGAGCCCCTGTTCGTCCTGGTCGACTCCGCCGTGGTGGGGCACCTGGGCACCGCCGAACTCGCCGGACTCACGCTCGCCTCGGCACTCCTGGTCACCACCGTTGCCCTGTTCGTCTTCCTCGCCTACGCCACCACGGGCGCAGTAGCCCGGCGCCTCGGTGCGGGCGATACGAAAGGCGCGCTCGCCGTCGGCGTGGACGGCATCTGGCTCGCCCTCGGCCTCGGCGTGGTTGTTCTCGTGGCCGGCTACGCCGCCGCCGAACCGCTCGTGGCGGTGATGGGGGCATC
Protein-coding sequences here:
- a CDS encoding sulfatase family protein yields the protein MSRPNILLICTDQQRYDALGVAGNPHICTPNLDQLATQGTRFTNCYVQATVCAPSRASLMTSRYLHNHGVWANGVDINPDEQFFTRTLADAGYDCGLVGKFHLGAAFGGRIEPRIDDGFRIFRWAHDPYVPSPGNEYHHWLRRTFPGLLEEAIAKGRHEIDRLPREAHYSHWVGEETIEFLTSTRDTSKPFCFIANFFDPHHGFGAPQAYRDRYDAASLPAPVTSDLSTKPAIYTDASRESYAGALPGFADYTAEQIQDIKAHYYAMVTLVDDEVGRILAALAEQGLEENTMVIFTSDHGEMLGDHQMLLKGPMMFDCSVRVPLIVRWPGHVPDGATREELVEWIDLAPTLLAAAGVDGLPRAQGRDLTPLWSGDGWHDRGWVLSEYRNSGSMYDPPVHTTMLRTDTWKLVVHHGPPASARGRDGELYDLTTDPDERVNLWRDESAQHQRVTMERDLLDVLVATEDRSQPRIAAF
- a CDS encoding LacI family DNA-binding transcriptional regulator, whose protein sequence is MARRPGTGATKGASMADVARLARVSGQTVSRVANGNARVSPETREKVEEAMRQLGYRANAAARALATGKFRTIGVVTFNLTAVGNIRIVDSVIAGAQEQGYSISLAVVETPTEQGVRAAVRGLTDRAVDGIIVIEARVLDTPNLQLPEEVPVVIADGGATQKHPSFGMDEAAGARAAVDHLLELGHATVHHLSGPSGSHPGTRRRTAWRQALRRAGRVVPRPALGDWSPESGYKSGLELIAQRDVTAVFAANDQMAAGILRAAQELGLRLPEQLSVVGYDNIDIAPYLSPPLTTVNQDLEQVGRRCLDHLLLLMEDPQASTDPRGRLVRPRLVVRSSTAPPER
- the dnaB gene encoding replicative DNA helicase, with product MSVQEITEAPGSFERTPPQDVAAEQSVIGGMLLSKDAIADVVEVLRGTDFYRPAHEAIYDAVLDLYGRGEPADAVTVSAELTKRGELSRIGGAPYLHTLLSSVPTAANAGYYARIVRERAVLRRLVDAGTRIVQLGYATDGGDVDDLVNTAQSEIYAVTERRTAEDYVPLKDVINSTMEEIDAASHRGEGMIGVPTGFADLDALTNGLHPGQMIVIAARPAMGKSTLGLDIARATSIKHGLTSVIFSLEMSRNEISMRMLSAESQVPLQHMRKGTMRDEDWTKLARTMGKVSEAPLFIDDSPNMSLMEIRAKCRRLKQRHDLKLVVIDYLQLMSSGKRVESRQQEVSEFSRAIKLLAKELEVPVIAISQLNRGSEQRTDKKPQVSDLRESGSIEQDADMVILLHRDDMYEKESPRAGEADVIVAKHRNGPTDTIVVAFQGHYARFVDMAH
- a CDS encoding GNAT family N-acetyltransferase; this translates as MASEDFVPGDFIAPTSLVTERFRLEPLGPQHNAADHAAWTSSIEHIRSSAGYPDGRWPPLAGMSLEDNLADLRRHAADFAVGKGFTFTVLEHGSGDVIGCVYLYPPESDGFDVSVQSWVRADHADLDGPLADAVATWIAAEWPWSRPDRYGR
- a CDS encoding SDR family oxidoreductase, which produces MPSTHTILVTGATGNVGRHVVSGLHALGADVRAMVRTPETADLPEGVEVVYGDLTQPATLEQAADGTASVFLLWPSTDISDAPAAVEVFARHASRIVYLSALEGPTNQRPNGHWGDVEDLVTQSGREWTFLRPGGLAANVLGWADQIRTGVVRWPYGNAGRSLIHEADIADVAIRALTEDGHVGAAYPLTGPEVLTQAEQVRIIGETIGAPVRWEEQPIEEARENLTTAWGDPAFVDMALAAWAEMVDTPEQVVATAEAVTGTPARPFRQWARDHADDFR
- a CDS encoding zinc-binding dehydrogenase, encoding MRAVRIHGQGDMRIEELPALESVPGQVRIRPTYVGICGSDLHYFSDGAAGIFRIVDPLIPGHEMSGTVEADPSGRLSPGTPVTVHPSTWGPPSDGPRHTWPGGTFLGSASTSPHTQGAMAESLVVTADQVRPLPAGLSLRTAVLVEPLAVALHALAMGGRGSRVLISGSGPIGLLTAAAALAHGAEEVWCADVRSGPLERAVSLGVHQTINVSQTMLPESAFDVVYECAGLPQTLHALLSACRRGGTLVQVGNVPNEDRPVNLAPIVSKEIALRGVFRYDTEIDDAIAMLADNPEIESVITHEFSLDEVNQAFATAADSEASGKVIVRVSE
- a CDS encoding choice-of-anchor A family protein encodes the protein MTDPAQDRPGSGLLRRAATLVVGTALAMTGATVTSIATAGPASADVPADECPAEGEMPGIGNEPTFTDNNVAVYAGGNYVATGAAAESEGLLLVRGDATFDKDSGGVFNVGAVGVGSGITPSPGSTMLAVGGDLVIGDTTRVDVGANIDGGGAVRVGGAITVGDGLTSNGATIDEGLGATAAMDPYADFQDAITDASADIAAQTVIGTAERAGNSVTFTGSGDSTPQYFEISAADLSGATEVYIENVPDGAAVAITVTGGPVEFSPTYFSLDGERVDDFASPEFGNAASQLMWNFADAESVTIGGSSQFMGSILAPAADAEITASTNGRVYVGGDLTTSGTGNEQHNYPWIGAPELDCGTEPTAFGGFSVVKDVVGAAADLVPADAQFSVEYAYEVDGESVSGVVTVPADGTVVAGPQDVPAGTVVTFVESGVPEVDGVVWGDPVFSPSSVTVADGENVVVTLTNTADEVATPQTGGFSVVKDVVGAAAGLVPADAEFSVEYAYEVDGESVSGVVTVPADGTVVAGPQDVPAGTVVTFVESGVPEVDGVVWGDPVFSPSSVTVADGENVVVTLTNTADPAEAADGGSDGDEHESESDDGSTGDESTEGTLPETGSEALTSAAAAAGLLAIGMWLVLASRRRAQAQYTQA
- a CDS encoding MerR family transcriptional regulator, coding for MSLVAPARHELTVGDVAQDAGVAPSAVRFYEKHGVVTARRNTGNQRRFDESASCRIKVAKLAQRVGLTVREIADLYAHLPADPGPQEWEQVADRLIAESERRTNELRACLDELQSGGKLCGAVDRMPPETGTPLGGNL